A genomic segment from Sphingobacteriaceae bacterium encodes:
- a CDS encoding Stp1/IreP family PP2C-type Ser/Thr phosphatase yields MLLWFAATDIGRVRTANQDAYAAFSLPQPAQAHVFAVADGMGGAQAGDVASSMALHVLEECLAQWNAGLDAPPSPGDVMGAMEEALVTANDRLVAEAARDPSRAGMGTTLTAAYVKDLSFVFAHVGDSRLYKVFPDGRMEQLTVDHALVTELVRSGQITAEQARTHPQRHILTEALGLARRPQVQTAQGSLEAGEGLLLCTDGLTSTVTDAEIGAALVEQPHDPHRLIALANQRGAPDNVTLLVVWPGGGGSP; encoded by the coding sequence ATGCTGCTGTGGTTCGCCGCCACCGACATCGGCCGGGTGCGGACAGCCAACCAGGATGCCTATGCGGCCTTTTCCTTGCCCCAGCCGGCCCAAGCCCATGTCTTCGCCGTAGCCGACGGCATGGGCGGCGCCCAGGCCGGCGATGTGGCCAGTTCCATGGCCCTCCACGTCTTGGAGGAATGCCTTGCCCAATGGAACGCGGGGCTGGACGCCCCGCCCTCGCCCGGCGACGTCATGGGCGCCATGGAGGAAGCCCTGGTGACGGCCAACGACCGCCTGGTGGCCGAGGCCGCCCGGGACCCCAGCCGGGCGGGCATGGGCACGACCCTGACGGCGGCTTACGTCAAAGATCTTTCCTTCGTTTTTGCCCATGTGGGCGACAGCCGGCTCTATAAAGTCTTCCCCGACGGCCGCATGGAGCAGTTGACGGTGGACCACGCCCTGGTCACCGAACTGGTGCGGTCGGGCCAGATCACCGCCGAGCAGGCCCGCACCCATCCCCAGCGCCACATTCTTACCGAAGCCCTGGGCCTGGCCCGGCGTCCCCAGGTGCAGACCGCCCAGGGCAGCCTGGAGGCGGGGGAGGGGCTCCTCCTGTGCACCGACGGGCTCACCAGCACGGTGACCGACGCCGAGATCGGCGCCGCCCTGGTGGAGCAGCCCCATGATCCCCACCGGCTCATCGCCTTGGCCAACCAGCGGGGCGCCCCCGACAACGTGACCCTGCTGGTGGTTTGGCCTGGGGGAGGCGGGTCGCCATGA
- the rlmN gene encoding 23S rRNA (adenine(2503)-C(2))-methyltransferase RlmN — protein sequence MAGPEPVSTIAGRAALLGMTQAQLEGFMASLGEPRYRARQVFQWLFRHRAADFQAMTNLPAALRTLLEERAVIDVAQLILSQEDPDDGTRKFLFRLLADGETVETVLMRYRHGFSLCVSTQVGCRMGCRFCASTMGGKVRDLTAAEIVQQVVSVQRALDPAGERIGSIVVMGMGEPLENYDNLVRFLRIVNDPEGLGIGLRHITVSTVGLVPAIRRLAEEGLPVTLAVSLHAPNDYIRSQIMPINVRYPLAQLMDACRDYVAKTGRRISFEYIMMDGVNDHPELARELAVLVGDLLCHINLIPCNPVPDRPYKPSPPRRMQVFRDILRRAGLQVTIRRTLGRKIEAACGQLRRRALAEKQEGRPVPAKG from the coding sequence ATGGCTGGGCCCGAACCAGTTTCGACAATAGCCGGCCGGGCGGCCCTCCTGGGCATGACCCAGGCCCAACTGGAAGGGTTCATGGCCTCCCTGGGAGAGCCCCGCTACCGGGCCCGCCAGGTTTTCCAATGGCTCTTCCGCCACCGGGCGGCGGACTTCCAGGCCATGACCAACCTGCCGGCGGCCTTGCGCACCCTGCTGGAGGAGCGGGCGGTCATCGACGTGGCCCAATTGATCCTCAGCCAGGAGGACCCCGACGACGGCACCCGCAAGTTCTTGTTCCGCCTCCTGGCCGACGGGGAGACGGTGGAGACGGTGCTGATGCGCTACCGCCACGGCTTCAGCCTGTGCGTCTCCACCCAGGTGGGCTGCCGCATGGGCTGCCGCTTCTGCGCCTCCACCATGGGCGGCAAGGTGCGGGATCTGACGGCGGCGGAGATCGTCCAGCAGGTGGTGTCGGTGCAGCGGGCCCTGGACCCGGCGGGGGAGCGCATCGGCTCCATCGTGGTCATGGGCATGGGCGAGCCCTTGGAGAACTACGACAACCTGGTCCGCTTCCTGCGGATTGTCAACGACCCTGAGGGCTTGGGCATCGGCCTCCGCCACATTACCGTCTCCACGGTGGGCTTGGTGCCCGCCATCCGGCGCCTGGCCGAAGAGGGGCTGCCCGTCACCCTGGCCGTCTCCCTCCACGCCCCCAACGACTACATCCGATCCCAGATCATGCCCATCAATGTGCGCTATCCCCTGGCCCAGCTGATGGACGCCTGCCGGGACTACGTGGCCAAGACGGGGCGTAGAATTTCCTTTGAGTACATAATGATGGACGGCGTCAACGACCATCCGGAGCTGGCCCGGGAGTTGGCCGTGCTGGTGGGCGATCTCCTCTGCCACATCAACTTGATTCCCTGCAACCCCGTGCCCGACCGGCCCTACAAGCCGTCGCCGCCCCGCCGCATGCAGGTTTTCCGGGACATCCTGCGCCGGGCCGGCCTGCAGGTGACCATCCGCCGCACCTTGGGCCGGAAGATCGAGGCGGCCTGCGGCCAGCTGCGGCGCCGGGCCCTGGCGGAAAAGCAGGAAGGGCGCCCCGTGCCCGCGAAAGGCTAG
- the rsmB gene encoding 16S rRNA (cytosine(967)-C(5))-methyltransferase RsmB codes for MTGRGRSGLSPARRTALTALLAMAKGRFAGDALDEAMAAAGSLSPADRALATEIAYGVARRQGTLDYYLGHVSRRPLPKLDRPLLQILRGAVYELFYLDRVPERAVVHQAVEAARLHGGVGAARFANGVLRNLLRQKESIPVPQAEDDPEGYLAIVHSHPPFLVRRWLARFSFEEALALCRANNRVPPLTIRVNLLRARPQQVQEQLAAAGVAARPGRWLPEALILEGTAGYGPAQLPNFRAGHYTFQDEASMLVSRVVAPQPGEQVLDACSAPGTKTTHMAELMGGRGRVTAVDIDPVRLARVTEGARRLGLSIVEARPMDARDLPEHFGPEFDRVLVDAPCTGFGTLARRPDLRWQKQEEDIAALARLQGEIMAAAARVVRPGGALVYTVCTNEPEETYEIVEQFLKAHDEFAPDALAPYLPGALAAEAEGHQLMLWPHRHGTDGFFIARLRRLP; via the coding sequence ATGACCGGCCGGGGACGGAGCGGCCTCAGCCCCGCCCGCCGGACGGCCCTGACGGCCTTGCTGGCCATGGCCAAGGGCCGGTTCGCCGGCGACGCCCTGGACGAGGCCATGGCCGCCGCCGGATCCCTGTCGCCCGCCGACCGGGCCTTGGCCACCGAAATCGCCTACGGCGTGGCCCGCCGCCAGGGCACTTTGGACTATTACTTGGGCCACGTCTCCCGGCGGCCCCTGCCCAAGCTGGACCGTCCCCTGCTGCAGATCCTCCGGGGCGCAGTATACGAACTGTTTTACTTGGATCGGGTGCCGGAGCGGGCCGTGGTCCATCAAGCCGTAGAGGCGGCCCGCCTTCACGGCGGGGTGGGCGCGGCCCGCTTCGCCAACGGTGTCCTGCGGAACCTGCTGCGGCAAAAGGAATCCATTCCCGTGCCCCAGGCCGAAGACGACCCCGAAGGCTACCTGGCCATCGTCCATTCCCATCCCCCGTTTCTCGTGCGCCGGTGGCTGGCCCGGTTCTCCTTTGAGGAGGCCCTGGCCCTGTGCCGGGCCAACAATCGGGTTCCCCCCTTGACCATCCGGGTAAACCTGCTGCGGGCCCGGCCCCAGCAGGTTCAGGAGCAATTGGCGGCGGCGGGGGTGGCGGCCCGGCCGGGGCGCTGGCTGCCCGAAGCCTTGATCCTGGAGGGGACCGCCGGCTACGGCCCGGCCCAACTGCCCAATTTCCGGGCCGGGCATTATACTTTTCAGGACGAGGCTTCCATGCTGGTAAGCCGGGTGGTGGCTCCCCAGCCCGGAGAGCAGGTGCTGGACGCCTGCAGCGCCCCGGGCACCAAGACCACCCACATGGCCGAATTGATGGGCGGCCGGGGCCGGGTAACGGCCGTGGACATCGATCCCGTGCGGCTGGCCAGGGTGACGGAGGGGGCCCGGCGCCTGGGGCTGTCCATTGTGGAAGCCCGGCCCATGGATGCCCGGGACCTCCCGGAGCATTTCGGCCCGGAGTTTGACCGGGTGCTGGTGGACGCCCCCTGCACCGGGTTCGGCACCTTGGCCCGGCGCCCGGACCTGCGCTGGCAGAAGCAGGAGGAAGACATTGCCGCCCTGGCCCGGCTTCAGGGGGAGATCATGGCCGCCGCGGCCCGGGTGGTCAGGCCCGGCGGCGCTTTGGTTTATACTGTCTGCACCAACGAGCCGGAAGAGACCTATGAAATCGTGGAGCAGTTCTTGAAGGCCCATGATGAGTTTGCGCCCGATGCCCTGGCGCCCTACCTGCCCGGGGCATTGGCCGCCGAAGCGGAGGGCCATCAGTTGATGCTCTGGCCCCACCGCCACGGCACCGACGGTTTTTTCATCGCCCGGCTGCGGCGCCTCCCTTGA
- a CDS encoding zinc metallopeptidase produces MLFDPLYWLIMGPAMLLAVWAQARVRSAYETYSQVYASSGLTGSELARRLLQQAGLHDVAVEGVAGQLTDHYDPRNRVVRLSEGVYNSRSLAALGVAAHEVGHALQHRDGYIWLNLRNSIVPITQIGSNLAMPLVILGLILGALQLVDLGIILFSLAVLFQLVTLPVEFNASSRALATLADGGYVSSSEIRPIRSVLSAAALTYFAALVTALLQLVYLFTLRGRR; encoded by the coding sequence ATGCTGTTTGACCCACTGTACTGGCTCATCATGGGTCCCGCCATGCTGCTGGCCGTCTGGGCCCAGGCGCGGGTGCGGAGCGCCTATGAAACCTACTCCCAGGTCTACGCCAGCAGCGGCCTGACGGGCAGCGAACTGGCCCGCCGCCTGCTGCAGCAGGCAGGCCTCCATGATGTGGCCGTGGAGGGCGTCGCCGGGCAATTGACGGACCATTACGATCCCCGCAACCGGGTGGTCCGCCTGTCGGAAGGCGTCTACAACAGCCGTTCCCTGGCTGCCCTGGGGGTAGCCGCCCACGAGGTGGGTCACGCCCTCCAGCACCGGGACGGCTACATATGGCTCAACCTGCGCAACAGTATCGTGCCCATTACCCAGATCGGCTCCAACCTGGCCATGCCCCTGGTCATCCTGGGGCTCATCCTGGGGGCGCTGCAGCTGGTGGATCTGGGCATCATACTCTTTTCCCTGGCGGTGCTGTTCCAACTGGTGACCCTGCCGGTGGAGTTCAACGCTTCCAGCCGGGCCCTGGCCACTTTGGCCGACGGCGGCTACGTCAGCAGCAGCGAGATACGACCCATCCGCTCCGTCCTCAGCGCTGCGGCCCTGACCTACTTCGCCGCCCTGGTCACGGCTTTGCTCCAGTTGGTATACCTGTTCACCCTGCGCGGGCGCCGTTGA
- the fmt gene encoding methionyl-tRNA formyltransferase, whose amino-acid sequence MARGARDARQGRVRPILQYKNETERQILRQRSQPVTRVNREIRQLVDDMLATMYDADGIGLAAPQVGVLRRVIVADVGDGPVVIINPEVHHQEGSEEAYEGCLSIPGYQGRVARAGLVRVSGLDEKGRRVWLEAEGLLARAIQHEIDHLDGILFLDRASKIIELSPAADLRIVYMGTPGFAVEPLRHLLRNHCRVTAVVTRPDRPRGRGRAVKPSPVKELAAELGLPVLQPEKAGDPEFVAQLRELEPDVIVTAAYGLLLPPEVLEVPRLGCLNIHPSLLPELRGAAPIQRALMEGKEKTGVTIYFMDEGMDSGDILLQEETPIQPGETAGELAARLSKMGARLLMDALRLLATEEDPPRRPQDHSRATFAPALQPHEERIDWSWPAEKIVNHCRGLAPRPGAYTLYRGERLKILAAEVRPGEAGAPPGTVIAVEKNQGFVVAAGTGAVLVKRVQLAGRQAVSAADFINGHPLDEGEALGLEPVATSTTEGKGGSIDAV is encoded by the coding sequence ATGGCGCGAGGGGCGCGGGATGCCCGGCAGGGTCGGGTCAGGCCCATCCTGCAGTACAAGAACGAAACAGAACGGCAAATATTGCGGCAGCGGTCCCAGCCCGTCACCCGGGTGAACCGGGAAATCCGGCAGTTGGTGGACGACATGCTGGCCACCATGTACGATGCCGACGGCATCGGGCTGGCGGCGCCCCAGGTTGGCGTGCTGCGCCGGGTCATCGTGGCCGACGTGGGCGACGGCCCCGTGGTCATCATCAACCCCGAGGTGCACCACCAGGAGGGCAGCGAAGAGGCCTACGAAGGCTGCCTATCCATTCCCGGCTACCAGGGCAGGGTGGCCCGGGCCGGCTTGGTGCGGGTGTCGGGCCTGGACGAAAAGGGCCGCCGGGTGTGGCTGGAGGCCGAGGGCCTGCTGGCCCGGGCCATCCAGCACGAAATCGACCATTTGGACGGCATTCTCTTTTTGGACCGGGCTTCCAAGATCATCGAACTGAGCCCCGCCGCCGACCTGCGCATCGTGTACATGGGCACCCCCGGCTTCGCCGTGGAGCCCCTGCGCCACCTGCTGCGCAACCATTGCCGGGTGACGGCGGTGGTGACCCGGCCCGACCGGCCCCGGGGCCGCGGGCGAGCGGTGAAGCCCTCCCCCGTCAAGGAACTGGCCGCAGAACTGGGCCTGCCGGTGCTCCAGCCGGAAAAGGCCGGGGATCCGGAGTTTGTGGCCCAGTTGCGGGAACTGGAGCCCGACGTCATCGTCACCGCCGCCTACGGCCTGCTGCTGCCGCCCGAGGTGCTGGAGGTGCCCCGTCTGGGCTGCCTCAACATCCATCCCTCCCTGCTGCCGGAACTGCGGGGAGCGGCGCCCATCCAGCGGGCCTTGATGGAAGGCAAGGAAAAGACGGGCGTCACCATCTACTTCATGGACGAAGGCATGGACAGCGGCGACATCCTGCTCCAGGAGGAGACCCCCATCCAGCCCGGGGAAACGGCGGGAGAACTGGCGGCCCGCCTCAGCAAGATGGGCGCCCGCCTGCTGATGGATGCCCTGCGCCTGCTGGCCACCGAGGAAGATCCGCCCCGGCGTCCCCAGGACCACAGCCGGGCCACCTTCGCCCCGGCCCTGCAGCCCCACGAGGAGCGCATCGACTGGTCCTGGCCCGCCGAGAAGATCGTCAACCACTGCCGGGGGCTGGCGCCCCGCCCGGGAGCCTACACCCTCTACCGGGGCGAGCGTTTGAAGATCCTGGCGGCGGAAGTCCGGCCCGGGGAGGCCGGGGCCCCGCCGGGCACCGTCATCGCCGTGGAGAAGAACCAGGGCTTCGTGGTGGCCGCCGGCACCGGCGCCGTGCTGGTGAAGCGGGTGCAGCTGGCCGGGCGACAGGCCGTCAGCGCCGCCGACTTCATCAACGGCCATCCCCTGGACGAAGGCGAGGCCTTGGGCCTGGAGCCCGTGGCCACCAGCACTACCGAAGGGAAGGGAGGTTCCATCGATGCTGTTTGA